The window ATAATGGAGAAAGCCCGGCTCGGGCTTGATGATGCGGGAACGGAAGACCAGAGCGTTTTTCCCGTCATTGTCCGCTGCTCTCACTGCAATCACAGCCTGATGGACACCAGGTACCTCATTGACGGTTTTCCTTCAATACGCCTCACCGTGTCTTTTGGCAACAATCACGGCTGGATCAGGCTGTCCAGCCTCTACGGAAGCTATCAGATTCAATCACAATACAAGATTCCTGTTGACACCGTCGTCTATTGCTTCTGCCCGCACTGCCACACGGAACTTGTTGCTTCGTCAAACTGTGTGGCGTGCCAGGCCCCAATGGTTCCCATGGTCGTGCAGGGTGGAGGCATGATACAGATCTGTTCACGCCGCGGATGCAGGAACCACATGCTTGATCTTGACGGAGTCAATCTGTGACAAAAAATCCCTGGCATGGAATGGAACTTTTCACAAAAGGAGTTACCCAGGATCATGAAGAGAAGGCTTAAATCAATCAATGCTTTTAAAGAGCTTCAGGAAAGGCTCATCACCGACAGGGACCCTGACATTCCCGTTATTGTCATTCCTGCAGGAACGTGCGGCCAGGCTAGCGGTGCGAATGATCTGATCCGCATTGCTAAAAGAGAATTGCTGGCGGGGGGACTAGTAGATAAGATTCATCTCCGGATTACCGGGTGCCACGGATGCTGCCAGCTGGAGCCTTCAATTCTCGTCGAGCCGGGCAGAACCTTATATCCGAAGGTCACTCAGGATGCCATGGTGAGGATCATGGAGGCAGTGGCAACAGGAGCAGTCCTGGAGGATCTGCTCTTTGTGGATACCACTACAGGAAAGACTATTGAGAAACATGATGATATTCCCTTCTACAAAGGACAGACCCGGACCATTCTCAGCCGCGGCGAGAAAGTCGATCCCATAAGAATTTATACCTATATAGAAAACGGCGGGTATCAGGCCTTGACAAAAGTGCTTTCCAAGGCAAATCCGCAATGGGTCATAGATGAAGTGAAGGCATCAGGCCTTCGGGGCCGCGGCGGCGGGGGCTTCCCCACCGGTGTGAAGTGGGAGATGCTTGCAAAGCAGAATGGCACCCGCGGAAAATTCCTTGTATGCAATGCTGATGAAGGCGATCCAGGGGCATATATGGACAGGAGCCTGCTTGAGGGCAATCCCCACAGCATTATCGAGGGGATGCTCATTGGCGCCTATGGAACTGGTGCTCCGGAAGGGGTAATTTATGTGCGGAATGAGTATCCCTATGCGATCAAGCACCTTCTCATAGCCCTCCGCCAGGCCCGCGAGCTTGGGCTTCTCGGGGAGAATATCCTGGGGAGCGGATTCTCCTTTGAGATAAAGCTTGTAAAAGGCGCCGGCGCTTTCGTATGCGGTGAGGAAACCGCACTGATCGCCTCTATTGAAGGGAGGATAGGGGAGCCCCGCCAGCGCCCCCCCTTCCCTATTAAGAAGGGAATCAACGGAAGGCCGACGGTTATCAATAACGTGGAAACATGGGCAAATATCCCTGTCATCATTGAGAGCGGCGCCGCCCGGTTCAGGGCTGTCGGCACGGAAAAGAGCACAGGCACCAAGATATTCAGCCTCGTAGGCAAGGTGAAGTATAACGGGCTCGTTGAGGTGCCGATGGGGATAAGCATTGAAGATATCGTCTACGGTATCGGGGGAGGACCGGGCGGAAAGGCAAAGATAAAAGGAGTGCAGACTGGCGGTCCTTCGGGAGGCTGTATCCCCGCACACAGGTTTGATCTCCCTATTGATTATGACAGCCTGGCAGGCGCGGGCTCCATCATGGGCTCGGGCGGCATGATCGTGATGGATGAGAACACCTGCATGGTTGATATCGTCAGGTACTATATGAATTTCCTCAAGGATGAGTCATGCGGCAAATGCTTCACGTGCCGGAAGGGAACGCAGAGGATGTATGAGATTCTCGACAATATCACCAAAGGCAGAGCAGTCATCAGTGATTTGAATACCCTTGAGGAGCTTGCCCTTGTGGTGAAGGACACCACCATGTGCGGCCTTGGCCAGACCTCCTCAAATCCGGTCCTCAGCACCCTTAAGTATTTTCGTCATGAATATGAGGATCATATCCTCAGGAATAAATGCAGTGCATTGGTATGCAAGGATCTTGTAGGTGCGCCATGCCAGGCGGCCTGCCCTCTCGGCACTGAAGCCTGGCGGTATATTTCCCACATCGCGCGCAGCGAAAATGAAGAAGCCTACAAAGTCATAAGGGAAGCCAACCCCTTTCCATCGGTATGCGCTCGTGTATGCAGCCACCCCTGCGAAGAGAGATGCCGGGCATGCACCACGGGAAATCAGGCTGTTTCGGTAAGATCATTGAAGAGATTTATTGTAGACAGGGTAGATCCTTCGGTGTATACCCCAGAGAGGTCTGAAGATAAAAAGCACCGGGTGGCCATAATCGGCTCAGGACCGGCCGGTTTGACTGCCGCCTATTACCTCTCTCTGAAGGGGTATCACCCCACGGTCTTTGAAGCGGATCCAAAACCAGGCGGCATGCTGGTCAGCGGTATTCCGGCCTATCGACTGCCGCGTGAAAATCTCAGTAAGGAAATCAATTCCCTGCTGGCTGATAAGGTGACTCTTAAGCTCAATACGGTGCTGGGCCGGGACATGACACTGGACAGCCTGCTTGAAGAGGGCTTTAAGGCAATTTTTCTCGCCTTGGGAGCCCACAGGAGCCTGAAACTGAACCTGGAAGGCGAAGATGCCGCAGGTATTTATCCCTCAATTAAATTTTTGAAGACCTTTAATCTTCAGGGAAAGAACCTGGCGGAAGGCCGTGTAGGTATTATCGGCGGAGGAAACTCCGCACTCGACGCTGCAAGGGTTGCCGTACGCCAGGAAAACGTTAAGAGCGTGACGGTATTTTACCGCCGCACCCGCCATGAAATGCCGGCCTATGAGGAAGAGATTGAAGCGGCCCTCCAGGAGGGAGTGGAGCTCAGAACGCTGGCGGCCCCCGTTAAAATCCATTTGCGCGAAGGGCGGCTTACGGGCGTTGAATTCATTGATAACAAACCGGGTGAGCGCGATTCGAGCGGAAGGCGAAAACCGGTTCCGATACCAGGCTCAGAGCAGCTTGTTCCATTGGACACATTGATCGTGGCGATAAGCGAAAAGCCGGATATTGATTTCATTTCATCAATGGGCATCGGAATAAGTGCCGGTGGAGCTCTCGTTGCTGACCCCGAAACATCAGAGACTGCCAGGCCTGGTGTTTTTGCAGGGGGTGATGTAGTGACCGGTCCCGGCAAAGTCGTTGATGCTATAGCTGCAGGGAAAAATGTTTCTGTCATGATCGACCGTTACCTTAAGGGTGAACCGCTTCGCCAGCGCCCGCCGTTATGTCTGCCTCAGGTCTACGTTGAACCGGTAACCTTGAGTGAAGAGGAGACAGGGAAAGCTCTCAGGGCAATACCCCCTGTCATCTCTGTCGAAGCAAGGAAATTGAATTTCAATGAAGTGGAGAGGCCCCTTCCTGAAAATGAAGCGATTGGAGAAGCAAGAAGGTGCCTCAGGTGTGATCTGGAGTTCACGGATCCGGCAAAGGATGAAAGCGCAATATCAGCAGTGGGAGGCAATAAAGCATGATAGCGATGATAATAAATGGTCTCTCTGTTTCAGTAGAGAAAGGCACTACACTGCTTGAGGCGGCAAGATTCCTGGGCTTTCCCATCCCCACTCTGTGCCATATGGAAGGGCTTTCATCTTACGGAGCCTGCCGGCTCTGCGTGGTGGAGATTGGTGAGGGCCCAAGAGCGAGGCTGGTGTCTTCCTGCACCTATCCGGCCGAAGAGGGCCTTACGGTCCGGACAGCATCGGCACGCGTGGTGAGAGCGCGGAAGATGATCCTGGAGCTTATGCTTGCTTCCTGCCCGCAGTCAAAGATAATCCAGGACCTGGCCTCAGCCCATGAAATACGGCAGCAGCGCTTCATGCAGGAGCATGAAGAGTGCATTCTCTGCGGGCTCTGCGTGAGGATGTGCGAAGAGCAGATGATGGCAAAAGCCATCGGATTCAGGGGGCGGGGTGAGAAGCGCAGCATAGGAACTCCTTTTGACGTAAAGTCTGAGGTCTGCAGGCTATGCGGGGGCTGCATATACGTGTGCCCCGCCTGCCAGCTCAGATGCACCTATACAGAGCCCGATGAGGCCATATGCGGCGGGTGCGCCAACCTGAGCGCTCCATGCCTCGAGAAGGATAAATTCGACGATATGATGTGTTATATGGCACCGTGCGTTGCCTGTGAAATAAGAAAAGATTAAAAATTAAGGAGGAATTGCTCAATGTCTTTTACAAGAACAAATGCTTCAGCAGCGACTCTGACAAAGAACAGAACAGAGGGCTCAATTGTGTCATCATCGGGTATGTGCGTGACCTGCGTTGACGGGTGCATCGGCATGTGCGAGATCGGCAAGTCGGCATACCGCGGCCACGAGGTCATCTATCCTCAGCCTTTCGGAGTCATCACGACAGCAGGAGAAAAAAGATATCCTGTCGATTATTCTCACTTCAACATAATGGGCACCGCTGCCGGGGCCCATGGCATCGAAGCGGACAGCGACAAGGCCATCTTCCCTGCCGTCAGCATTGAAGTGCATTTCGGCCATGACAAGGGGATAAAGTTCCGGTATCCCTGGATTATCCCCGGTATAGGCTCCACGGATATCGCAAAGAACAACTGGGAAGGCCTCGCCATCGGGACTGCGCTGGCCGGCACCGGCCTTACCATCGGTGAAAACGTGGTGGGCATGGATCCCCAGTCGGTCATCAAGGACGGCCGTGTGGCAGATACTGTTGATTTGAAGCGGAGGGTGAAACTGTTTCAGGATCACCAGCATGAGGGATATGGCGCGATAATAGTGCAGGCCAACATAGAAGATACGCGCCTGGGTGTCCAGGAGTACGCCATAGAAAAGCTCGGTGTCAAGTGCGTTGAGCTCAAGTGGGGCCAGGGGGCGAAGGATATTGGCGGGGAGGTGAAGATCAGGGATCTGAAAAAGGCTCAGATGCTTCATGAACGCGGTTACATAGTCATGCCCGATCCCACAAACCCTGATGTGATAAGGTCTTTTGAACACGGTGCCTTCAAGGAATTTGAGCGGCACTCCCGCGTCGGCATGGTGACGGAGGAATCTTTTGCAAAAAGAATCAAGGAGCTCAGAGAGGCCGGCGCGCAGTATATTTTTCTCAAGACAGGAGCCTATCGTCCCGTTGACCTTGCGCGTGCGGTGGTCTTTGCATCAAAATATAAACTGGATCTTCTCACGGTAGACGCTGCCGGCGGCGG is drawn from Candidatus Eremiobacterota bacterium and contains these coding sequences:
- a CDS encoding FMN-binding glutamate synthase family protein produces the protein MSFTRTNASAATLTKNRTEGSIVSSSGMCVTCVDGCIGMCEIGKSAYRGHEVIYPQPFGVITTAGEKRYPVDYSHFNIMGTAAGAHGIEADSDKAIFPAVSIEVHFGHDKGIKFRYPWIIPGIGSTDIAKNNWEGLAIGTALAGTGLTIGENVVGMDPQSVIKDGRVADTVDLKRRVKLFQDHQHEGYGAIIVQANIEDTRLGVQEYAIEKLGVKCVELKWGQGAKDIGGEVKIRDLKKAQMLHERGYIVMPDPTNPDVIRSFEHGAFKEFERHSRVGMVTEESFAKRIKELREAGAQYIFLKTGAYRPVDLARAVVFASKYKLDLLTVDAAGGGTGMSPWKMMNEWGIPPVELHTLLYRYAKHLTEKGKYLPTLAVAGGFTFEDSIFKGLALGAPFVKLVGMARAPIAAAMVGKTIGLAMERQQLPVYVERFGTTIDEIFVTASSLRKEMGDSEFEKLPAGALGLFTYYERLAQGLRQIMAGSRKFSMEYISRDDIAALTHEASEISGISYIMDTDKEEAEKILNS
- a CDS encoding 2Fe-2S iron-sulfur cluster-binding protein; this translates as MIAMIINGLSVSVEKGTTLLEAARFLGFPIPTLCHMEGLSSYGACRLCVVEIGEGPRARLVSSCTYPAEEGLTVRTASARVVRARKMILELMLASCPQSKIIQDLASAHEIRQQRFMQEHEECILCGLCVRMCEEQMMAKAIGFRGRGEKRSIGTPFDVKSEVCRLCGGCIYVCPACQLRCTYTEPDEAICGGCANLSAPCLEKDKFDDMMCYMAPCVACEIRKD
- a CDS encoding NADH-ubiquinone oxidoreductase-F iron-sulfur binding region domain-containing protein, translated to MKRRLKSINAFKELQERLITDRDPDIPVIVIPAGTCGQASGANDLIRIAKRELLAGGLVDKIHLRITGCHGCCQLEPSILVEPGRTLYPKVTQDAMVRIMEAVATGAVLEDLLFVDTTTGKTIEKHDDIPFYKGQTRTILSRGEKVDPIRIYTYIENGGYQALTKVLSKANPQWVIDEVKASGLRGRGGGGFPTGVKWEMLAKQNGTRGKFLVCNADEGDPGAYMDRSLLEGNPHSIIEGMLIGAYGTGAPEGVIYVRNEYPYAIKHLLIALRQARELGLLGENILGSGFSFEIKLVKGAGAFVCGEETALIASIEGRIGEPRQRPPFPIKKGINGRPTVINNVETWANIPVIIESGAARFRAVGTEKSTGTKIFSLVGKVKYNGLVEVPMGISIEDIVYGIGGGPGGKAKIKGVQTGGPSGGCIPAHRFDLPIDYDSLAGAGSIMGSGGMIVMDENTCMVDIVRYYMNFLKDESCGKCFTCRKGTQRMYEILDNITKGRAVISDLNTLEELALVVKDTTMCGLGQTSSNPVLSTLKYFRHEYEDHILRNKCSALVCKDLVGAPCQAACPLGTEAWRYISHIARSENEEAYKVIREANPFPSVCARVCSHPCEERCRACTTGNQAVSVRSLKRFIVDRVDPSVYTPERSEDKKHRVAIIGSGPAGLTAAYYLSLKGYHPTVFEADPKPGGMLVSGIPAYRLPRENLSKEINSLLADKVTLKLNTVLGRDMTLDSLLEEGFKAIFLALGAHRSLKLNLEGEDAAGIYPSIKFLKTFNLQGKNLAEGRVGIIGGGNSALDAARVAVRQENVKSVTVFYRRTRHEMPAYEEEIEAALQEGVELRTLAAPVKIHLREGRLTGVEFIDNKPGERDSSGRRKPVPIPGSEQLVPLDTLIVAISEKPDIDFISSMGIGISAGGALVADPETSETARPGVFAGGDVVTGPGKVVDAIAAGKNVSVMIDRYLKGEPLRQRPPLCLPQVYVEPVTLSEEETGKALRAIPPVISVEARKLNFNEVERPLPENEAIGEARRCLRCDLEFTDPAKDESAISAVGGNKA